A genomic stretch from Prionailurus bengalensis isolate Pbe53 chromosome E2, Fcat_Pben_1.1_paternal_pri, whole genome shotgun sequence includes:
- the SLC17A7 gene encoding LOW QUALITY PROTEIN: vesicular glutamate transporter 1 (The sequence of the model RefSeq protein was modified relative to this genomic sequence to represent the inferred CDS: substituted 2 bases at 2 genomic stop codons), with translation MEFRQEEFRKLAGRALGRLHRLLEKRQEGAETLELSADGRPVTTQTRDPPVVDCTCFGLPRRYIIAIMSGLGFCISFGIRCNLGVAIVSMVNNSTTHRGGHVVVQKAQFNWDPETVGLIHGSFFWGYIVTQIPGGFICQKFAANRVFGFAIVATSTLNMLIPSAARVHYGCVIFVRILQGWXRXSPAPHDPVPGVTYPACHGIWSKWAPPLERSRLATTAFCGSYAGAVVAMPLAGVLVQYSGWSSVFYVYGSFGIFWYLFWLLVSYESPALHPSISEEERKYIEDAIGESAKLMNPVTKFNTPWRRFFTSMPVYAIIVANFCRSWTFYLLLISQPAYFEEVFGFEISKVGLVSALPHLVMTIIVPIGGQIADFLRSRRIMSTTNVRKLMNCGGFGMEATLLLVVGYSHSKGVAISFLVLAVGFSGFAISGFNVNHLDIAPRYASILMGISNGVGTLSGMVCPIIVGAMTKHKTREEWQYVFLIASLVHYGGVIFYGVFASGEKQPWAEPEEMSEEKCGFVGHDQLAGSDESEMEDEAEPPGAPPAPPPSYGATHSTVQPPRPPPPVRDY, from the exons ATGGAGTTCCGTCAGGAGGAGTTTCGGAAGCTAGCGGGTCGCGCCCTCGGGAGGCTGCACCG CCTTCTGGAGAAGCGGCAGGAAGGTGCAGAGACGCTAGAGCTGAGTGCGGACGGGCGCCCGGTGACGACGCAGACCCGGGATCCGCCGGTAGTGGACTGCACCTGTTTCGGTCTCCCTCGCCGCTACATTATCGCCATCATGAGCGGTCTGGGCTTCTGCATCAGCTTTGGGATCCGCTGCAACCTGGGCGTGGCCATCGTCTCCATGGTCAACAACAGCACGACCCACCGCGGGGGCCACGTGGTGGTGCAG AAAGCTCAATTTAACTGGGATCCAGAGACTGTTGGCCTCATACACGGCTCCTTTTTCTGGGGCTACATTGTCACCCAGATTCCCGGAGGATTTATTTGCCAGAAATTCGCAGCCAACAG GGTTTTCGGCTTTGCTATTGTGGCTACATCCACTCTAAACATGCTGATCCCCTCGGCTGCCCGAGTCCACTATGGCTGTGTCATCTTCGTGAGGATCCTGCAGGGTTGGTAGAGGTAAAGCCCTGCCCCACATGACCCTGTGCCT GGGGTCACGTACCCCGCCTGCCACGGGATCTGGAGCAAATGGGCCCCGCCCCTAGAGCGGAGTCGCTTGGCAACAACAGCCTTCTGCG GTTCCTATGCTGGGGCGGTGGTCGCGATGCCTCTCGCCGGGGTCCTGGTGCAGTACTCAGGATGGAGCTCTGTGTTCTACGTCTACG GCAGCTTCGGGATCTTTTGGTACCTGTTCTGGCTGCTCGTCTCCTACGAGTCCCCGGCTCTGCACCCCAGCATTTCGGAAGAGGAGCGCAAGTACATCGAGGACGCCATCGGCGAGAGcgccaaactcatgaacccggtCACG aagttTAACACACCCTGGCGGCGCTTCTTTACTTCCATGCCAGTCTACGCCATCATCGTGGCTAACTTCTGCCGCAGTTGGACGTTCTACCTGCTCCTTATCTCCCAGCCCGCCTACTTCGAAGAGGTGTTCGGCTTCGAGATCAGCAAG GTGGGCCTGGTGTCAGCGTTGCCCCATCTGGTCATGACCATCATCGTGCCCATCGGCGGCCAGATCGCGGACTTCCTGAGGAGCCGCCGCATCATGTCCACGACTAACGTGCGCAAGTTGATGAACTGTGGAG GCTTCGGCATGGAAGCCACGCTGCTGCTGGTGGTCGGCTACTCGCACTCCAAGGGCGTGGCCATCTCCTTCCTGGTCCTCGCCGTGGGCTTCAGCGGCTTCGCCATCTCTG GGTTCAACGTGAACCACCTGGACATCGCCCCGCGCTACGCCAGCATCCTCATGGGCATCTCCAACGGCGTGGGCACGTTGTCAGGCATGGTGTGCCCCATCATCGTGGGTGCCATGACTAAGCACAAG actCGGGAAGAGTGGCAGTACGTATTCCTAATCGCCTCCCTGGTGCACTATGGGGGTGTCATCTTCTACGGGGTCTTCGCTTCTGGAGAGAAGCAGCCGTGGGCGGAGCCTGAGGAGATGAGCGAAGAGAAGTGTGGCTTCGTTGGCCACGACCAGCTGGCTGGCAGTGACGAAAGCGAAATGGAGGATGAGGCTGAACCCCCCGGGGcaccccctgctccccctccttcTTATGGGGCCACACACAGCACAGTTCAGCCCCCAagacccccaccccctgtccgGGACTACTGA
- the GFY gene encoding Golgi-associated olfactory signaling regulator: MKSLCPILFVLIFLLARLGSKADPSASPLTGSDLPEMGHPSQTPPPASENSTGDQPNPDSPVATYPEPSKIPHAVSPEPSRPDFPETPNHDLQESPHPESPETPTSNSLNTSISDSLETPQINPSKITHPEPSAAPKPDPTDIPHPESPETLKPSPSKTSHPEFPETPNPDPTQTPHQESPEIPKLNSIEVSRAEVPETPNPDSTKSLHPKTPETPNPDTTETPHSESLQTLYPDSTESPHPESHVTSSPNPTEIPQTESPTTHYQDATENPMTSDPEISASLHSETTTPFKDEAPAALNELPLKPKAETPAVTQPDSLKLPTSQSPGTVELKASQDPSPKGPDALLPSARIAGPPAPPGSPRQLAPATPRVPQRRSRGERVNTIIVVERVEETGVTLVGRPRGAAGGALCLFLAGIGLLIGIFLLLWCLYRRAARHRPFAHHRLPNDGDEPVMHLEAPKDPYDLYFYAPDAWVPSHIATKQPPPTPPLPPKLPPPPCGRRPQSLEPLSPATLPNNFV; this comes from the exons ATGAAAtccctctgccccatcctcttcgtcctcatcttcctcctcgCCAGGCTGGGTTCCAAGGCTGACCCTTCGGCCTCACCGCTTACAGGCTCCGACCTCCCTGAGATGGGCCACCCTTCTCAGACCCCCCCTCCTGCTTCTGAGAATTCCACTGGAGACCAGCCTAACCCAGATTCCCCCGTGGCTACTTATCCTGAGCCCTCCAAAATACCTCATGCAGTTTCCCCTGAACCCTCCCGCCCTGACTTCCCTGAGACTCCCAACCATGACCTCCAAGAAAGCCCACACCCAGAGTCTCCTGAGACTCCTACATCTAACTCACTCAACACCTCAATATCGGACTCCCTGGAGACCCCCCAAATTAACCCCTCCAAAATAACACATCCAGAACCTTCTGCGGCCCCCAAACCTGACCCAACTGATATCCCACACCCAGAATCTCCTGAGACCCTCAAACCTAGTCCCTCCAAAACTTCACACCCAGAATTTCCTGAAACCCCAAACCCTGACCCTACACAAACTCCACACCAAGAATCCCCAGAGATTCCCAAACTTAACTCTATCGAAGTCTCACGTGCAGAAGTCCCTGAGACGCCAAATCCTGACTCCACCAAGAGCCTTCACCCCAAAACTCCAGAAACCCCAAACCCTGACACCACTGAAACCCCCCACTCTGAATCCCTCCAGACCCTGTATCCTGACTCTACTGAAAGCCCCCACCCAGAATCCCATGTAACCAGCAGCCCCAACCCCACTGAAATTCCCCAGACAGAATCCCCCACAACCCACTACCAAGATGCAACAGAGAACCCCATGACCTCGGACCCTGAGATCTCCGCCAGTCTTCACTCAGAAACCACTACACCTTTCAAGGACGAAGCACCAGCTGCCCTAAATGAGCTGCCCCTGAAGCCCAAAGCAGAAACCCCTGCAGTCACCCAGCCTGACTCCCTTAAATTGCCCACCTCACAGTCTCCTGGCACAGTTGAGTTGAAGGCCTCCCAGGACCCTAGCCCTAAAGGGCCTGACGCCCTTCTTCCCTCAGCCCGGATTGCGGGCCCCCCTGCTCCTCCAGGGTCCCCCCGTCAGTTGGCCCCTGCCACTCCGCGGGTCCCCCAGCGGCGCAGCCGAGGTGAGAGAGTCAACACTATCATCGTGGTGGAACGAGTGGAGGAGACTG GTGTGACCCTGGTGGGGCGCCCCCGGGGCGCGGCGGGAGGGGCCCTCTGCCTATTCCTCGCGGGGATCGGCCTGCTGATCGGCATTTTCCTGCTGCTGTGGTGTCTCTACCGCCGGGCGGCTCGACACCGGCCCTTCGCACATCACCGGCTTCCAAACGACGGAGATGAACCGG TTATGCATTTGGAAGCCCCGAAGGACCCCTACGACCTCTACTTTTACGCGCCGGATGCCTGGGTCCCTTCACACATCGCCACCAAACAGCCGCCGCCCACCCCCCCGCTGCCGCCCAAGCTGCCCCCGCCGCCCTGCGGGAGGCgcccccagagcctggagccgctcTCCCCCGCCACGCTCCCCAACAACTTCGTGTGA
- the PTH2 gene encoding tuberoinfundibular peptide of 39 residues — protein MSLVEGLTLRPQPPGLRHCPLRGLWRRYKGAEASLSEPTAWYRALQPGAGGGWVVGSGVLGQDVGLTELFRVFPQVMETRQVPRSPRVRLLLLLILLLVPWGDHTASGVALPPAGVLSLRPPGRAREGPATPLSRRSLALADDAAFRERARLLAALERRHWLNSYMHKLLVLDAP, from the exons ATGAGCCTGGTGGAGGGGCTGACCCTGCGCCCCCAGCCCCCTGGTCTGCGTCACTGCCCGCTGCGGGGGCTGTGGAGGCGATATAAGGGGGCCGAAGCCTCGCTGTCCGAGCCCACTGCGTGGTATCGGGCCCTGCAACCGGGCgcaggaggtgggtgggtggtggggtcCGGGGTTCTGGGCCAGGACGTGGGCCTCACTGAGCTCTTCCGTGTCTTTCCACAGGTGATGGAGACCCGCCAGGTGCCCAGGAGCCCCCGAgtgcggctgctgctgctgctgattctGCTGCTTGTGCCCTGGGGCGACCACACTGCCTCAGGAGTCGCCCTGCCCCCTGCGGGGGTCCTCAG CCTCCGCCCCCCCGGGCGGGCCCGGGAGGGCCCCGCCACCCCGCTGTCGCGGCGGAGCCTGGCGTTGGCTGACGACGCGGCCTTCCGGGAGCGCGCGCGGCTGCTGGCCGCCCTCGAGCGCCGCCACTGGCTGAACTCGTACATGCACAAGCTGCTGGTGCTGGACGCGCCCTGA